The following coding sequences are from one Myxococcus stipitatus window:
- a CDS encoding AAA family ATPase, protein MELKLPLIVAPLGGRLLEAWIPSFWPQLRLVGSSLSAMRDDLALAVMERFEKDHPSRVATYQMPPHLTLRHVKVATEARDLKKGVRIPLEGTMTVLLEKWPRDDFWVVTPTRLPEARFAIPKPEVLEEALPRRLEAWCLEHELKNLDTRWAQGRERLELLEVDAYAPSILPRTPPRLPRSSRRRRETKKDGTAPPPETPEQREARRNRRRLTLTELRAVARNLSHAARDEGLERCYGREALVREVVDTLEGREGAALVLVGPPGSGKTALVHEVVRRLTARQDAAGQRRDVWRVDGNQFIAGMSYVGQWEARARGVVEELVEVGDLLYVDDLASLVYAGRTANDRTNVAQYLEPHLGRGELTVLAESTPERFERVREETPTFASMFRVVHVPALEPRATLPALLGTLRELEAAADSGPAIRMSPLALETLLDLQQRFVAHESFPGKAVRLLRRVLARPGTVDDGIRRFTETDVTAAMRAQTGLPDFVLGSAPPKTREVLEQELAAQVAGQPEAVSSVVDAILTLQRSLQPPDKPLATYLFVGPTGVGKTETAKALARTLFGSEERLVRFDMSEFVSSVSITRLLGQPGAPDGELTTALRTQPFCVVLFDEVEKAHPRIFDALLQFLGEGRLTDGAGRTVDARQAVVVLTSNLGVREAAARTGFHRTAESAEAHYLSAVRGFFRPEFFNRLDRVVPFRPLTPAALRIVVEHALESLLSRRGIRKGNVLVEVESALLDLLVEQAYDPRYGARPLKRALERRLTVPLAHHLVRRGSDDLARVELFRRDEDMGLAVELLVRVPPWTPEPSPASWNLPTASRLLDEVSARLADLEEKVAPRVASDAPGDDEARVGWMEGLRPLLADAQDLRENVLVGRDYLETERPVTKGAGRGGFPDNWNYTGRGGLRPRPVYDEQPMPVSPEEQLRRGRPRLVELRDEVELLAHRLATRERGHDVRVVLLEAMSEADVRALRYVLDALPLDLAHAEVHQEWETPEGGCAWGPESRRPQDARPRRWAVSMSGIGLAELLAPLEGYALVQGAHGGVPRSALVRIEVLPADEACLADVSRMVAARDEVRRSELLARRAGASTSSSTGRVVLEGSESTLLHVASGLEPRHSRAWAARVLRAAARGER, encoded by the coding sequence ATGGAACTCAAGCTCCCGCTCATCGTGGCCCCCCTGGGTGGCCGCCTCCTGGAGGCGTGGATCCCCTCCTTCTGGCCCCAGCTCCGGCTCGTCGGCTCCAGCCTCTCCGCCATGCGCGACGACCTGGCGCTCGCCGTCATGGAGCGCTTCGAGAAGGACCACCCCTCGCGGGTGGCGACCTACCAGATGCCGCCGCACCTGACGCTGCGGCACGTCAAGGTGGCCACGGAGGCGCGCGACCTGAAGAAGGGCGTGCGCATCCCGCTGGAAGGCACCATGACGGTGCTGTTGGAGAAGTGGCCCCGGGACGACTTCTGGGTGGTGACGCCCACCCGGCTGCCGGAAGCGCGCTTCGCCATCCCCAAGCCGGAGGTGCTCGAGGAGGCGCTCCCGCGCCGGCTGGAGGCCTGGTGCCTGGAGCACGAGCTGAAGAACCTGGACACGCGCTGGGCGCAGGGTCGCGAGCGGCTGGAGCTGCTCGAGGTCGACGCCTACGCCCCCTCCATCCTGCCGCGCACGCCGCCCCGCCTCCCCCGCTCGTCCCGGCGTCGGCGGGAGACGAAGAAGGACGGCACGGCCCCGCCCCCGGAGACGCCCGAGCAGCGCGAGGCGCGACGCAACCGCCGCCGCCTCACGCTCACCGAGCTGCGCGCCGTGGCCCGCAACTTGAGCCACGCCGCTCGCGACGAGGGGCTGGAGCGCTGCTACGGCCGCGAGGCCCTGGTGCGGGAGGTGGTGGACACGCTGGAGGGCCGCGAGGGCGCGGCGCTGGTGCTGGTGGGGCCGCCCGGCTCCGGCAAGACGGCGCTGGTGCACGAGGTGGTGCGCCGCCTCACCGCCCGGCAGGACGCCGCGGGGCAGCGGCGGGACGTGTGGCGCGTGGACGGCAACCAGTTCATCGCGGGGATGAGCTACGTGGGCCAGTGGGAGGCCCGCGCGCGCGGCGTGGTGGAGGAGCTGGTGGAGGTGGGGGACCTGCTGTACGTGGATGACCTGGCCTCGCTCGTCTACGCGGGGCGGACCGCCAACGACCGCACCAACGTGGCCCAGTACCTGGAACCCCACCTGGGGCGCGGCGAGCTGACGGTGCTCGCGGAGTCCACGCCGGAGCGCTTCGAGCGCGTGCGCGAGGAGACCCCGACCTTCGCGTCGATGTTCCGCGTGGTGCACGTCCCCGCGCTGGAGCCTCGCGCCACGCTCCCCGCCCTGCTGGGCACGCTGCGGGAGCTGGAGGCCGCCGCCGACAGCGGGCCCGCCATCCGGATGTCGCCGCTGGCGCTGGAGACACTGCTCGACCTCCAGCAGCGCTTCGTGGCCCACGAGTCCTTCCCCGGCAAGGCGGTGCGGCTGCTGCGCCGGGTGCTCGCGCGCCCGGGCACCGTCGACGACGGCATCCGGCGCTTCACCGAGACGGACGTCACCGCCGCCATGCGCGCGCAGACGGGGCTGCCCGACTTCGTGCTCGGCAGCGCGCCGCCCAAGACGCGCGAGGTGCTGGAGCAGGAGCTGGCCGCGCAGGTGGCCGGACAGCCGGAGGCCGTGTCCTCGGTGGTGGACGCCATCCTCACCCTCCAGCGCTCGCTGCAGCCGCCCGACAAGCCCCTGGCCACCTACCTCTTCGTCGGTCCCACCGGCGTGGGCAAGACGGAGACGGCCAAGGCCCTGGCGCGGACGTTGTTCGGCAGCGAGGAGCGCCTGGTGCGCTTCGACATGTCGGAGTTCGTGTCCTCCGTCAGCATCACCCGGCTGCTCGGGCAGCCCGGCGCCCCGGACGGAGAGCTGACCACCGCGCTGCGCACCCAGCCCTTCTGCGTGGTGCTCTTCGACGAGGTGGAGAAGGCCCACCCGCGCATCTTCGACGCCCTCCTCCAGTTCCTGGGGGAGGGGCGGCTGACGGACGGCGCGGGCCGCACCGTCGACGCGCGACAGGCCGTGGTGGTGCTCACCTCCAACCTGGGCGTGCGCGAGGCCGCCGCGCGCACGGGCTTCCACCGCACCGCCGAGAGCGCCGAGGCCCACTACCTGTCCGCGGTGCGCGGCTTCTTCCGGCCGGAGTTCTTCAACCGCCTGGACCGCGTGGTGCCCTTCCGTCCGCTGACGCCCGCCGCGCTGCGCATCGTCGTGGAGCACGCGCTGGAGTCCCTGCTGTCGCGCCGGGGCATCCGCAAGGGCAACGTGCTGGTGGAGGTGGAGTCCGCCCTGCTCGACCTGCTGGTGGAACAGGCCTATGACCCGCGCTACGGCGCCCGCCCCCTGAAGCGCGCGCTGGAGCGGCGGCTCACCGTCCCCCTGGCCCACCACCTGGTGCGGCGAGGCAGCGATGACCTGGCCCGGGTGGAGTTGTTCCGCCGCGACGAGGACATGGGGCTCGCCGTGGAGCTGCTGGTGCGCGTCCCACCGTGGACGCCGGAGCCGTCGCCGGCCTCGTGGAACCTCCCCACCGCCTCGCGACTGCTCGACGAGGTGAGCGCGCGACTGGCGGACCTGGAGGAGAAGGTCGCGCCACGCGTAGCCAGCGACGCCCCCGGGGACGACGAGGCGCGCGTGGGGTGGATGGAGGGGCTGCGGCCCCTGCTCGCGGACGCGCAGGACCTCCGAGAGAACGTGCTCGTGGGACGCGACTACCTGGAGACCGAGCGCCCGGTGACCAAGGGCGCGGGGCGCGGCGGGTTTCCCGACAACTGGAACTACACGGGACGCGGCGGCCTGCGGCCCCGGCCCGTCTACGACGAGCAGCCGATGCCCGTCTCTCCCGAGGAGCAGCTCCGGCGAGGCCGGCCCCGGCTGGTGGAGCTGCGCGACGAGGTGGAGCTGCTGGCGCATCGGCTGGCAACGCGCGAGCGGGGGCACGACGTGCGGGTGGTGCTGCTCGAGGCGATGTCGGAGGCGGATGTCCGCGCGCTGCGCTACGTCCTCGACGCGCTCCCCCTGGACCTGGCCCACGCGGAGGTCCATCAGGAGTGGGAGACGCCGGAGGGCGGCTGCGCGTGGGGGCCGGAGTCCAGGCGCCCCCAGGACGCGCGCCCGAGGCGCTGGGCGGTGAGCATGTCGGGCATCGGCCTCGCGGAGCTGCTGGCTCCGCTGGAGGGCTATGCCCTCGTGCAGGGCGCTCACGGCGGTGTCCCTCGCTCCGCCCTGGTGCGCATCGAGGTGCTGCCCGCCGACGAGGCGTGCCTCGCGGACGTGTCCCGTATGGTCGCCGCGCGGGACGAGGTCCGTCGCTCGGAGCTCCTGGCTCGGCGGGCTGGGGCCTCCACGAGCTCCTCAACGGGTCGGGTGGTGCTGGAGGGAAGCGAGTCCACCCTCCTGCACGTCGCGAGCGGACTGGAACCCAGACACAGCCGGGCCTGGGCGGCCCGCGTGCTGCGCGCCGCGGCGCGGGGAGAGCGCTGA
- a CDS encoding AAA family ATPase, translating into MNFRFQCWVQRHASGRVTLTPLTLPDLAVHADTLEKATEELTLALDDQLTRVHPRRVPEFIAPVGGVLHPVEVPAIPVWGAEENTLAPLAFTTVVAPAHQSYLGLHAPRLKTHLWFQAKTVPDDAAERLGEQLEGLPDARLLALRSDGAEELLELEVKARPTLLSALTPRQLHLDIRPPPRPPDAPDDEQSRDPASDHDDEDALDEDTWEPRRRKARREPGSRSDKPPPTPTLNTIGVPWHKLARDGQLDPAYEQEALVALLRARLATKDAEAIVLVGPSGVGKSAVLHALAEALRGPTATPDEKLRPFFFADGSRLIAGEGGWGDWQQQVLRAFREAGEARAVLALGHAVELLDAGKSAHSDQNVAQLLLPLLVTREVPVLAEATAEEWALVERRNASFARLFSVVRVEEPSPETLARILTRVAADHTATPPLEVLPAALDEVRFLCRRFLPYGAQVGNAVAFLRRLLATCAHAAQPQVSKLDALRQFASESGIPESLLREDMPLDAAKVREFLSTRVLGQQAAVERVTSVVSILKAGLADTKRPLGVLLFVGPTGVGKTELSKALAELLFGSRERMVRLDMGEYAGPDALLRLLGDGEKPGHLSAAVRRQPFCVVLLDEVEKAHPVVHDALLGVLGEGRLTDASGRFTDFRNAVLVLTSNLGADTWRARVGFDARDGVADAGALRAHYLAEVQRFFRPELFNRLDDTIVFSSLSSELLRKLVVREVDAVCRRPGLARYDARLEVAESALDWLAARGFDPRYGARPLKRALERELVVPVAQWLAAHPRSGPVRLDAEAGPGGLALRAEAVGGEAEGVGRQAIERVLEDAATLRAEVQRWSRSAPMTELRRELAVFDKMSRHPAYWAERALAEESARKSTDARELDKAFRECAQQTEAIEDLLFEAHLSRSVEQAESLAREVERLRQAFLPLRERLYASLFPHSRGVTLILVPGRGAWAKASVLAASYEQWCNTHGLKFQRAVLQVPAPPEGTKPPRIPPPAQWSLDKKHNLLDISPTPVGYALMISGEAKPLLLASEHGVHRFMEGSQISLVRARFEPQARAPHALPPPEKLEELMPKQEVRRLRTTSNETSDLVEDLRTGARQRFTSAGMDLGPLLDTWMNWRIFGAREET; encoded by the coding sequence ATGAACTTCCGTTTCCAATGCTGGGTGCAGCGTCACGCCAGCGGGCGGGTGACGCTGACGCCGCTGACGCTCCCCGACCTCGCGGTGCACGCGGACACACTCGAGAAGGCCACCGAGGAGCTGACGCTCGCGCTGGATGATCAGCTCACCCGCGTCCACCCGCGCAGGGTGCCGGAGTTCATCGCCCCCGTCGGAGGTGTCCTCCACCCGGTGGAGGTTCCGGCGATCCCCGTCTGGGGCGCGGAGGAGAACACGCTGGCCCCGCTGGCGTTCACCACCGTCGTCGCGCCCGCGCACCAGTCGTACCTGGGACTGCACGCGCCCCGGCTGAAGACCCATCTGTGGTTCCAGGCCAAGACGGTGCCCGACGACGCGGCGGAGCGCCTCGGCGAACAACTCGAGGGCCTGCCCGACGCGCGCCTGCTCGCGCTGCGCTCGGATGGCGCCGAGGAGCTGCTGGAGCTGGAGGTGAAGGCCCGCCCCACCCTCCTGTCCGCCCTGACGCCCCGCCAGCTCCACCTGGACATCCGCCCGCCCCCGCGCCCGCCCGATGCCCCGGACGACGAGCAGTCGCGGGACCCGGCGAGCGACCATGACGACGAGGACGCGCTCGACGAGGACACCTGGGAGCCTCGCCGCCGCAAGGCGCGCCGCGAGCCCGGCTCCAGGTCCGACAAGCCCCCGCCCACGCCCACGCTGAATACGATTGGCGTGCCCTGGCACAAGCTGGCGCGGGACGGCCAGCTCGACCCGGCATATGAGCAGGAGGCGCTGGTGGCCCTGCTACGCGCCCGGCTCGCCACGAAGGACGCGGAGGCCATCGTCCTGGTGGGGCCCTCGGGGGTGGGCAAGTCGGCGGTGCTCCACGCGCTGGCGGAGGCGCTGCGCGGGCCCACCGCGACGCCGGACGAGAAGCTGCGTCCCTTCTTCTTCGCCGACGGCAGCCGGCTCATCGCCGGAGAGGGCGGCTGGGGCGACTGGCAACAGCAGGTGCTCCGGGCCTTCCGCGAGGCCGGCGAGGCGCGGGCCGTCCTCGCCCTGGGGCACGCCGTGGAGCTGCTCGACGCGGGCAAGAGCGCCCACAGCGACCAGAACGTCGCGCAGCTCCTGCTGCCCCTGCTCGTCACCCGCGAGGTGCCTGTGCTGGCCGAGGCCACCGCGGAGGAGTGGGCGCTCGTCGAGCGGCGCAACGCCAGCTTCGCGCGCCTGTTCTCCGTCGTGCGCGTGGAGGAGCCCTCGCCCGAGACGCTCGCGAGGATCCTGACGCGCGTCGCGGCGGACCACACGGCGACGCCCCCGCTGGAGGTCCTGCCCGCCGCCCTGGACGAGGTCCGCTTCCTGTGCCGGCGCTTCCTGCCCTACGGCGCGCAGGTGGGCAACGCGGTGGCCTTCCTACGTCGGCTGCTGGCCACGTGCGCCCACGCCGCGCAGCCGCAGGTCTCCAAGCTGGACGCGCTGCGCCAGTTCGCCTCCGAGTCCGGCATCCCCGAATCGCTCCTGCGCGAGGACATGCCGCTGGACGCCGCGAAGGTGCGCGAGTTCCTGTCCACGCGCGTGCTGGGGCAGCAGGCCGCCGTGGAGCGCGTCACCTCCGTCGTCTCCATCCTCAAGGCAGGGCTCGCGGACACGAAGCGCCCGCTGGGCGTGCTGCTGTTCGTGGGCCCCACCGGCGTGGGCAAGACGGAGCTGTCCAAGGCGCTGGCGGAGCTGCTGTTCGGCTCGCGCGAGCGCATGGTCCGCCTGGACATGGGCGAGTACGCGGGGCCGGACGCGCTCCTGCGCCTGCTGGGCGACGGCGAGAAGCCCGGCCACCTGTCCGCCGCGGTCCGGCGCCAGCCCTTCTGCGTGGTGCTGCTGGACGAGGTGGAGAAGGCCCACCCGGTGGTGCACGACGCGCTGCTGGGCGTGCTCGGAGAGGGGCGGCTCACCGACGCGTCGGGGCGCTTCACGGACTTCCGCAATGCGGTGCTCGTGCTCACCAGCAACCTGGGCGCGGACACGTGGCGCGCGCGCGTGGGGTTCGACGCACGAGACGGCGTGGCGGACGCGGGGGCCTTGCGCGCCCACTACCTGGCGGAGGTGCAGCGCTTCTTCCGGCCGGAGCTGTTCAACCGGCTCGACGACACCATCGTCTTCTCGTCGCTGTCCTCGGAGCTCTTGCGCAAGCTCGTGGTGCGGGAGGTGGACGCGGTGTGCCGGCGACCGGGGCTCGCGCGGTACGACGCCCGCCTGGAGGTGGCGGAGTCCGCGCTGGACTGGCTCGCCGCGCGGGGCTTCGACCCGCGCTATGGCGCACGCCCCCTCAAGCGCGCCCTGGAGCGCGAGCTGGTCGTCCCCGTGGCGCAGTGGCTGGCGGCCCATCCCCGGAGCGGCCCGGTGCGGCTGGACGCGGAGGCGGGGCCCGGTGGGCTCGCCTTGCGCGCGGAGGCGGTGGGCGGCGAGGCCGAGGGCGTGGGCCGGCAGGCCATCGAGCGCGTCCTGGAGGACGCCGCCACGCTGCGCGCGGAGGTCCAGCGCTGGAGCCGCAGCGCGCCCATGACGGAGCTGCGACGCGAGCTGGCGGTCTTCGACAAGATGTCCCGGCACCCGGCCTACTGGGCCGAGCGCGCGCTGGCGGAGGAGTCCGCCCGCAAGTCCACCGACGCGCGCGAGCTGGACAAGGCCTTCCGCGAGTGCGCCCAGCAGACGGAGGCCATCGAGGACCTGCTGTTCGAGGCCCACCTGTCCCGCTCGGTGGAGCAGGCGGAGTCCCTGGCGCGCGAGGTGGAGCGGCTGAGGCAGGCCTTCCTCCCCCTGCGCGAGCGGCTCTACGCCAGCCTCTTCCCCCACTCGCGCGGGGTCACGCTCATCCTCGTCCCTGGACGGGGCGCCTGGGCGAAGGCGAGCGTCCTCGCCGCCAGCTACGAGCAGTGGTGCAACACCCACGGCCTCAAGTTCCAGCGCGCCGTGCTCCAGGTCCCCGCGCCACCGGAAGGGACGAAGCCGCCACGCATCCCTCCGCCCGCGCAGTGGTCTCTCGACAAGAAGCACAACCTGCTGGACATCTCCCCCACGCCCGTGGGCTACGCGCTGATGATCTCCGGGGAGGCCAAGCCCCTGCTGCTCGCCAGCGAGCACGGGGTGCACCGCTTCATGGAGGGCAGTCAGATCTCCCTGGTCCGTGCGCGCTTCGAGCCGCAGGCACGCGCCCCCCACGCCCTGCCTCCGCCCGAAAAGCTCGAGGAGCTGATGCCCAAGCAGGAGGTGCGCCGGCTGCGCACGACCTCGAACGAGACGAGTGACCTGGTGGAGGACCTGCGCACGGGCGCGCGTCAGCGCTTCACCTCCGCGGGAATGGACCTGGGCCCGCTGCTCGACACCTGGATGAACTGGCGCATCTTCGGCGCCCGCGAAGAGACCTGA
- a CDS encoding LamG domain-containing protein produces MSPRRHGPRVLAAVPLLALLCSSLAVGAQRPSLVNTRVSTPFGANGHSSTLDGRVFVGNVREDHATTTTTWLARVFRPEAVTYDAQGRPGFASAFSPGRSTQVSNGENALAFCFGNAAQPYFLSGGLAIYQPYLFDSQMFNGPNRFRRRSVDLRVSQPFTAQADISSFTTGNLEYLTTVTGASLRGIEPTMTSDGRLLIFQGGPANDGAIDHLMYSYNPTPCAAAGWSTPRPLSMMYSDTTSGVKRYPLSWQKLKAATGELFGETTSGALVRGAYAWVDHEGRNVTYTGVIYTDGARREAVSLMGADTNWTAYHIDGAINTDRGDIAHLFYSGPMWNFEQERAPEQNFPAGSSNEAHYLPVTKTHDVLALFGSNTADYNEVDIGELVDPFHVLYLPMNELVTRAGAYDLARTPDLSGRFFTGTLAGNASISAGNAVTQSTSGSLWEPHGKGKALVLPGGGALNVTLSDASGTLPGVGGYARGFTVQLAVKPDATIHQGCTTGNPYRYLFQKSGALDLIYESDSRVQMSFVINGQRVRLGRSPVLPVGAWTHLAYTWDGVTGAFGEYVNGVPTGRALPVATGSFRLGTGALAIGAGNLLNTETCPANGEGSFRGAIDEVRFFSHARSARSICMTSPGADCRSQAIQETPSAGQFGMSQQQPACNTYAALGSLACASSMHRVCAQRGASDALATSTNTWQTIQQLIGNRPPISLFGVLSAATATDVSVACGPIQHESLGVTFEELSRFHAGCVDERVSQGFDCQAAVHRFCNSLGWTTGQLFEMTSRPWAACFNASLIQDVPKDQLGPASNAGAFASTDSKLEVSRWCQARGHGAGVVQELGVGVQANVHCFQPAVTVPWKLNP; encoded by the coding sequence ATGTCCCCTCGACGCCACGGTCCGCGGGTCCTCGCGGCCGTCCCGCTGCTCGCGCTGTTGTGCTCCTCGCTCGCCGTGGGCGCGCAGAGACCGTCCCTGGTGAACACCCGCGTCTCGACGCCGTTCGGCGCGAACGGCCACTCGTCGACACTCGACGGGCGCGTGTTCGTCGGCAACGTCCGGGAGGACCACGCGACGACGACGACGACGTGGCTGGCGCGGGTCTTCCGCCCCGAGGCGGTGACCTACGACGCCCAGGGGCGGCCGGGCTTCGCGTCGGCGTTCTCCCCGGGACGTAGCACGCAGGTGAGCAACGGAGAGAACGCGCTGGCGTTCTGTTTCGGCAACGCGGCGCAGCCGTATTTCCTGTCCGGCGGGCTCGCCATCTACCAGCCGTATCTCTTCGACTCGCAGATGTTCAACGGCCCCAACCGCTTCCGTCGTCGCTCGGTGGACCTGCGCGTGTCGCAGCCCTTCACCGCGCAGGCGGACATCTCGTCGTTCACCACCGGCAACCTCGAGTACCTCACCACCGTCACGGGCGCGAGCCTCCGGGGCATCGAGCCGACGATGACGTCCGACGGCCGGCTGCTCATCTTCCAGGGCGGGCCCGCCAACGACGGCGCCATCGACCACCTGATGTACTCGTACAACCCCACGCCCTGCGCGGCCGCGGGCTGGAGCACGCCGCGCCCGCTGTCGATGATGTATTCGGACACGACCTCGGGCGTGAAGCGCTACCCCCTGTCCTGGCAGAAGCTGAAGGCGGCCACGGGCGAGCTGTTCGGCGAGACGACCAGCGGCGCGCTGGTCCGGGGGGCCTACGCCTGGGTGGACCACGAGGGCCGCAACGTCACGTACACCGGCGTCATCTACACGGACGGCGCGCGCCGCGAGGCGGTGAGCCTGATGGGCGCGGACACGAACTGGACCGCGTACCACATCGACGGCGCCATCAACACGGACCGCGGCGACATCGCACACCTCTTCTATTCGGGCCCCATGTGGAACTTCGAGCAGGAGCGGGCTCCGGAGCAGAACTTCCCCGCCGGCTCCAGCAACGAAGCGCACTACCTGCCCGTCACCAAGACCCATGACGTGCTCGCGCTCTTCGGCAGCAACACGGCGGACTACAACGAGGTGGACATCGGCGAGCTGGTGGACCCCTTCCACGTCCTCTACCTGCCCATGAACGAGCTGGTCACCCGCGCGGGCGCGTACGACCTCGCGCGAACGCCGGACCTGTCGGGCCGCTTCTTCACCGGCACGCTCGCGGGCAACGCCTCCATCTCCGCGGGCAACGCGGTGACGCAGTCCACCTCCGGCTCGCTGTGGGAGCCGCACGGCAAGGGCAAGGCGCTGGTGCTGCCCGGCGGTGGCGCGCTCAACGTCACGCTCTCGGATGCTTCCGGAACCCTCCCCGGCGTGGGCGGCTACGCGCGGGGCTTCACCGTGCAGCTCGCCGTGAAGCCGGACGCCACCATCCACCAGGGCTGCACCACCGGGAACCCCTACCGCTACCTCTTCCAGAAGTCGGGCGCGCTCGACCTCATCTACGAGTCCGACAGCCGGGTGCAGATGTCGTTCGTCATCAACGGCCAGCGCGTGCGCCTGGGGCGAAGCCCCGTGCTACCCGTGGGCGCGTGGACCCACCTGGCCTATACGTGGGACGGCGTCACGGGCGCGTTCGGCGAATACGTCAACGGCGTGCCCACCGGGCGCGCGCTGCCCGTGGCGACCGGGAGCTTCCGGCTGGGCACCGGCGCGCTGGCCATTGGCGCGGGCAACCTGCTGAACACGGAGACCTGCCCGGCCAACGGCGAGGGCTCGTTCCGAGGCGCCATCGACGAGGTGCGCTTCTTCTCCCATGCCCGCTCGGCCCGCAGCATCTGCATGACGTCGCCCGGCGCCGACTGCCGGAGTCAGGCCATCCAGGAGACGCCGAGCGCGGGCCAGTTCGGCATGAGCCAGCAGCAGCCGGCGTGCAACACCTACGCGGCCCTGGGTTCGCTGGCGTGCGCGTCGTCCATGCACCGCGTCTGCGCGCAGCGAGGCGCCAGCGACGCGCTCGCCACCAGCACCAACACCTGGCAGACCATTCAACAGCTCATCGGCAACCGGCCGCCCATCTCCCTGTTCGGAGTGCTCTCCGCGGCCACCGCCACGGACGTGAGCGTCGCCTGCGGCCCCATCCAGCACGAGAGCCTGGGCGTCACCTTCGAGGAGCTGAGCCGCTTCCATGCCGGGTGCGTCGACGAGCGCGTGTCGCAGGGCTTCGACTGCCAGGCCGCCGTCCACCGCTTCTGCAACAGCCTGGGGTGGACGACGGGACAGCTCTTCGAGATGACCTCCCGCCCCTGGGCCGCGTGCTTCAACGCCAGCCTCATCCAGGACGTGCCCAAGGACCAGCTCGGCCCCGCATCCAACGCCGGCGCCTTCGCCTCCACCGACTCCAAGCTGGAGGTCAGCCGTTGGTGCCAGGCGAGGGGGCACGGCGCGGGCGTGGTGCAGGAGCTGGGCGTGGGCGTCCAGGCCAACGTCCACTGCTTCCAGCCCGCCGTGACGGTGCCCTGGAAGCTCAATCCGTGA
- a CDS encoding OprO/OprP family phosphate-selective porin has protein sequence MEVFVGRSLVPLVTAAALLVAPLARAQSTPTPPAPTPAPASGVEVKASPEGFVLSSADKAFLLKLRGYIQLDGRFFESKADRPGSTTLLIRRARPLLEGTLYSVFDFRLLVDFAANAPPLWDAYVEYRPRKEVRVRAGKFRPPVGLERNQSGINTLFIERALPTDLVPNRDLGVMVHGELGGGVLTYAVGAFNGTADGASADTNLDDSFDLAARLFTHPFRATGVKSLAGLGLGVAASHGQQFGSASTTGEAPLRTMGQQTFFIFRTGASVAETVVAHGEHTRFSPQGYLYAGPVGAMAEYVTSSQEVNLGTQHARLRFESWQASASYVLFGGKASYEGVKPTDPFGGEGSGWGAVEVGARYAGLDVDPDAFPIYADPTRSARKARGWGAVANWYLNGNIRVATTYDHTSFTGGAVDGDRIPESVFMSRFQVSW, from the coding sequence ATGGAAGTCTTTGTTGGTCGCAGTCTCGTCCCCCTCGTCACCGCCGCGGCGCTGCTGGTCGCGCCGCTCGCGCGTGCCCAGTCGACGCCGACACCTCCGGCCCCCACACCCGCGCCTGCTTCCGGCGTCGAGGTCAAGGCCTCACCCGAGGGGTTCGTCCTCTCGTCCGCGGACAAGGCGTTCCTGCTCAAGCTCAGGGGCTACATCCAGCTGGATGGGCGCTTCTTCGAGAGCAAGGCGGACCGCCCCGGCTCCACCACGCTCCTCATCCGCCGCGCGCGTCCCCTGTTGGAGGGCACGCTCTACAGCGTCTTCGACTTCCGCCTGCTGGTGGACTTCGCGGCCAACGCGCCGCCGCTGTGGGATGCGTACGTGGAGTACCGCCCCCGCAAGGAGGTCCGGGTCCGGGCCGGCAAGTTCCGCCCGCCGGTGGGGTTGGAGCGCAACCAGTCCGGCATCAACACCCTCTTCATCGAGCGCGCCCTGCCCACGGACCTGGTGCCCAACCGCGACCTGGGGGTGATGGTCCACGGTGAGCTGGGTGGGGGCGTGCTCACCTACGCGGTGGGCGCCTTCAATGGCACGGCGGACGGGGCCAGCGCGGACACCAACCTGGACGACAGCTTCGACCTGGCCGCGCGCCTCTTCACCCATCCGTTCCGGGCGACGGGCGTCAAGTCGCTCGCGGGGTTGGGGCTGGGCGTCGCGGCGTCGCATGGCCAGCAGTTCGGCTCGGCCTCCACCACGGGCGAGGCGCCGCTGCGCACCATGGGGCAGCAGACGTTCTTCATCTTCCGCACCGGCGCCAGCGTAGCGGAGACGGTGGTCGCCCATGGCGAGCACACCCGCTTCTCCCCCCAGGGCTATCTCTACGCGGGGCCGGTGGGGGCCATGGCCGAGTACGTCACGTCCTCGCAGGAGGTCAACCTGGGGACGCAGCACGCGCGGCTGCGCTTCGAGTCGTGGCAGGCCAGCGCGTCCTATGTCCTCTTCGGAGGCAAGGCGTCCTATGAGGGCGTGAAGCCCACCGACCCCTTCGGCGGCGAGGGCAGCGGCTGGGGCGCGGTCGAGGTGGGCGCGCGCTACGCGGGGCTGGACGTGGACCCGGACGCGTTCCCCATCTACGCGGACCCGACGCGCTCGGCGCGCAAGGCGCGGGGGTGGGGCGCCGTCGCCAACTGGTACCTCAACGGCAACATCCGGGTGGCCACCACGTACGACCACACCTCGTTCACCGGCGGCGCGGTGGACGGAGACCGCATCCCCGAGTCCGTCTTCATGTCCCGCTTCCAGGTGAGCTGGTGA